The Gossypium hirsutum isolate 1008001.06 chromosome A13, Gossypium_hirsutum_v2.1, whole genome shotgun sequence nucleotide sequence ACTGACATAAAATGTTATTGAGGCCCGAGcggcccatgatcacctttaGGTTTCTTTATGTTGTTTCCTATTTGATTTATATAGTTTAcccataaatttttataaataaatatataataacactttataacatataaattattttttataataaacttatttatgataattttagaaaatttttaagatttaaataatataattttttgttataattttataaaattcacaaatttatctttataatatattttttaagatttataagATAAAAAAGTTTTTTGCCATAATCATCTTAAACACTcgtatatatttatacttataatataaattatataatttatataaaaacaatttttttaaaaattagatttaaatGTAATTACtcaaattatcttttttttttagaattgaaaAAGCAAATGAGTTCTCCAGTTACACTCAATTCGATGACACCTATCAATTATAATGACTATCAAATgtacaattttatataattatatataattacacCTAAATCTAATTATTCAAGAGCTTTTAAACCCGacattaatattttctttttttagaaagatgatataataaatatgataacaagaacatttattgatattaattttgcCCGCATTGCCAAAATTATGACAACAGCGTTTTTACATCTAATGATTAATGTAGTCGTACTCTCTACATTAATCCTCACATATatccttacatatatatatgtatatatatatgaagtacATCTCTGCTATTCCTCCCCCACTAAGAATCCCATTCACTGCTACAATTCACTCTCTTCACCATGGGCTCTCCGGTAATATAATCTTCACCAAGTTGACATTctaaaaagaaaacgaaaattaAATACACCCCAAAgttcaaaattcatttttttttctaaaattttgttgaATTTGAGTTTATAGGGAAGTGAAATATTCAATGAATTTACCAAGCTATGTAAAGGACTAGTACTGATACTAGTCGGTGTTCACATTGTGGTTCAGCTTATTCCTTCTTCGCTTACTTACTTTGCTCTTATTCCCGCCAGGTTCTTTCTCCCATTTTTTCCCCGCTTTTAATTGAAGTTACATCTTTTTCATGTGAGAAAGTTTGGATTTTTCTTTACTTGGTTTTttgttttggttgttgattttgGTGAATTACCCATATAGGATTTTAGTCAAACTTCATTTTTATTTGAACAAAGTCTTAGGATCATTACACTGGAACTTTTGTATTCCGTTTTTGGTAATCCTGTCCAATGTATATTTATAGATGAATTGGTTCTAGTTTTAATCAAATAGTTGATGTTTCTATTTTGTTATTTGGATGTTTAGATCTGGATTTTGGAATTTGATTGGCTATTTACCATTACAgggtttttttttcccttctggTTAAGTGgaatatttaatctttttttacattttttaatttgattgctTAGATCTGGACTTAGGAACTTGATTGAACTATTTACAACTATATGGAGTTTTTTGTAgctatttttagttaattagaaTATTCATTGCTTTTATCCAAGGGTTAACAGAATGGCTTATGATTTCAACATTTATATGCCGAGATTTTGATTCTAATGCTTGAACAAACTTATAGAGATCATTGTTTTGATCATCTTCCTTCACATGGCTACTtactgtttgatcagttgaattattatgttttacaCTTGGCAGAAGGGAGTGGTTTTCAGGGTTTTGTTTAGGTTTTAGATATGGGTTTTGAAACTTGAAGGTGGATCTTGGTTTAGAAACCACTGCCTTCTGGTATTGGTTCAGTGATTAAAGCTGTAACAATGGTTTGGAGGACTTGGGAAAATTAATATGAGATCCTGCCCTGTCAGAAGAATGGATTTTCCATTTTTGGATCGTGATCTGGTTGTATACCATGTACCTATAGCTTTACATCTTTATCTGTGGTTGGTGTTGGATTCCTTGAGATGCAAGCTATGTTGCTTGGGCTCTTGTCCAACAGATAGATATGAGGATATGAATTCAGAGGgtcctccaaatacatgaaaaaaacttggaaaaatcTAACCATACCCATGGCAGATACATATCCACATGCAACACTGACAACCGAGTCCAAGTAACATTAGATGCAAGAGAGTGATGCATTTGTTTCCTAGTTAATTTCCTAAAACTTATTTTTTCAGGACGATTCCTTTTGGTTGGAACCTCATAACTGCCAGTTACGTTGAACAATCTATTCAAGGGGTATGAACATGTATTATACTCTTTATTTTGCCTCATTTTCCTTTAGCTTTTTCTTTCAACCATATAGTTGTATTGAAGCTTACTGATTTCTGCAGCTGGTGGTCAGCACTCTTGGTCTTCTTTTCATGGGGAAGTTGCTTGAGCCGATATGGGGTTCTAAGGAGTTCTTGAAGTTCATCTTTGCAGTTAACTTTCTAACTTCTGTCTGTGTTTTCATTACTGCTATTGCCTTGTACGGCGTAACAAGGCAGGAAAATTACCTGTGAGTGCTATGATCTCCCTATGCGTTTAAGAAGCATTTATATTTGGTTACTTCTCTCCTTATGCCATTTCCTCTTTTGCTTGTTCTTTCTCCACCTTTCTTCTCAATTGAATGTTTGAGAAGCGAAgagaataaatttataaaaaccgAAGCACACTTCTTTCCTCTTCTTCTCTGACTGATCTGTATGACAATGGTGTGTGTATTTTGAAGTTGATGAAACACATTCTGCAAAATTTAGCCTAATCTTTTTTCCCATCATGTTTACATTTTTTATGCCTCTTATTCTTGTTTGGTCTTTGTGCTAGTTACATGCCACTTTCTGGCTTCCATGGGGTGCTAGCAGGCTTCTTGGTTGGCATCAATCAAATGGTACCCGACCAAGAGTTGCCTCGGCTGAAAATAAAAGCAAAGGTAAAATTTTATATTACTAGCAACATTAAATTCAGTTTGACATAAAAAGATTTTCTAGCTGACTCTTTATGATGCTATCCTTTGCAGTGGCTTCCATCTCTTATGCTGTTGCTTTCCATGGCCATAAGTTTCTTCACTCCAGAGTCAGCAacatatctttcaattttgataTTTGGAACATATATGGGCTGGATTTACCTCAGGTACCTCCAGAGAAAACCAGAATCGAAGCATAGGGGTGATCCGAATGAAGATTTTGCATTCTCGACGTTCTTCCCTGAATTTCTCAGGTAttattttcctttccttttagTTTATGATATGATAAGATAATTCACTTTAAGCTCTTTCACAAGTGTTTGCATGCGATTTGGTCCAGACCAATCATTGATCTCATTGCATCAAAATTTCACCGGAATCTTTGTGGAAAGTCTGAAGCTTTCATAGATACTCTGGGTTATAGCTTGGGAAGTGCACCATTACCTGGTTCTGACCCCATTGAAGCATCAAGAAGAAGGTACATATATATGTTAATCCTGCTATACTCATTGGAAAGTTCAATGTCTCATCATCCCTATTGTAATGAATATCTAATGAATCTAACATCCGATATGAACACCATAAACTTTTTCATGaacattttatcttttaatatattgaaaaatgGTCAAACCTTGTTGGAAGAAATAAGATGAACAAATTGGAAGATGTTTAAGAAAGGAAAGTTATGAAGGCAAAAGCCGGAACTTCTGTAGAAATATGCAGCAGTTGTCGCATAAGATGTCTGTTGTTGAAGACTGTAATGGACTTCTTTCATTATGACGGATTGCAGAGAAAAAGGGGCCAGAGCATTGGAGGAGAGATTGGCAGCTGAGAGTTTGATTGCTGCTGGAAAGAAATCAGAAGAGTTGCAGATAAACGGCACCAACAATGTTTGATTGCACAGAAACTCCGCTCCGTCAACAATTATAGAGGTTACATGAATCTCAATACTACAAaaattactttcatttttttcccctttttgtgACACACACGCATACGTATACGAGAAATCTTCTTACATTTGTGTAAAACTAATTTAGTTTTACATAACGATGAGTTGAAATAAGAAATTTTAGATTATCTTTGTTACCCTTGCAATAAAAATAGATACGGGCAAGTAGCAATGATTGGACAGAGTTTAATCGGGCTAATACTTTATCATTTTacaacttattattattttttatttccgcAACCCGATTTATGAACTAGTCTAAAACTCTTTCCACTTATTCACGGCGGATAATGAATACAAGTAACTTGGCATTGACTTGTTCTCCAAGAATGATCTGAAAAGAATGAAAGCTTGACGAGGACGATGCAGTGGAACCTCATGACCTGCTCCGGTTACTGTCACAAATGTCAGCCCTTTGTATTCTTGGCTCCACCCACCAAccttaattcaaaaaaataaataaaccggAGTGTTACTCAGACCAAGTGTTAGATATTGATATGTGCTTAATACAGGTATGTTCAATTCTTTTAGGTTTTGCTCACATATTTGGAGTCCTATAACGTCATATCTCCATGATCATGTTTAGTAATGTCAGACAcaagtacttcaagaaaaatagaGTCGGAAGAACAGTTTTTTAACCCTATTTTTTGAGAAAAACATGCAATGAGGCTGCAATAGGATTAAAGTTTGAAGAATGTGTGGGTTTATAAGGACTCACCTTGCCATTTTCATACCAAGGATGCCACTTGTTAATGGTAGGTAGTTTCAGGGCATCAATGGAGTATCGAGTTGCAGTCACCGGAACCACTGCGTCAGTGTCTCCACTGCACAAAAGTGTTAATCACACAAAGAAAAACCCGGACCAGCTATCGAAACTGAAAAAAGGAAAAGTACAATAAACAAAACAAAGGACCGATTTTACTGATAGTTTGAGACCAGGGACCCTTGGCGAAGGTACCCTAATTCGGATATGAAAGTTTGAACAATTTCCAGGTTAGAATATGATCATCTTAGGGGCCCTCCCGAATCCTCAGAACTCTCACAATACCAGACAGCCGGTTTAAGGCAATCCCGACAAATTTAGTCAAACAAACATAGGTGAGGAACATCGAATGGGGCATACATCCTAAAGAGTCTAACCATAACATGGACTAGTTGACTAACATTCATAAAGCTCATGCCTGGAGTTGGTCGATTTTGGCTATGTTAGATTCTTCAACATTTGCCAATAAATTCCCAATGGCAACAGTCCTAGTGACTTCTTCAGCAACAAAAAACAAACAATATACAACCCTCTGGTTAACATAAAATGCGATTTGTGGAGACAAGGAGAAAGAAAGAGAGCTAACGTACCTGTATACCCATATCCGGATACCAGCAGCAATTAGTTCTTGGTATATAGGAAGCATAGAGAGAGGAGAGTCCGTCCAGTTATATCCAATAACATCACTGTAAAATCGAACATCTTTGTAAACAACGTTTACTGGATGTCTAAAACGAAATCAtccaaaatcaatatttaatCGCCCACCTGCAAGTTTCCCATTGATAAGGAATACCAGTTACATTTGCATGAAGTGCCTTCTGAACTTCGGGGCGATTAAAATACTCTTTCGAGTACCTCTCAGTGCATGGATCAAAAGCTCTTGACATCCATGGCTGCAGTTTAAGTAACAAACAAGGTCAATTGCAGGGTCGGAATGGATAATTCCAGGATCAGTAACCAGGGCATGGaggaaaacaaaacaaacaagCTTAATCAAAATTAAAGGGGTTCAAACATTCTTGTTCGGAACTCGATGATTTAGAGACTACATGCATAGCAAATTAGGTTCATGAACTATATCAGTAAGTCTAGCTGTCAAATGTCCGAACCCCATAAGCAAAAACGCACCAAATTAGTAGAGAAAACAGCAAGGACAACTAAAAACTATGCAACAACCAAATAAAGACATATGAAATTGTCTAATCACAATTGCCATCATCTTATGACTAAACTCGATCGTCATAACATATTGAATGCGAAGATATTtgcctttttttttatcttttgtcTCTTTATTGAGTGCAGCAACTTTAACGGGAGAGTACTTTATGGTCCACAActgttaaactaattaaatggCTTCTGACAGGCTTTCATaaaattcaacaatggcatataaCTGAGATGATCCCACAGATTTACTGCCGAGTCCCACCTGAAAACCAGTCATAGTTCAAAAGTTCTCGGAGTTTTTGGAAAGATACAAATTCTACTTAATGTGTTTGCTTCGCATAATGAATCAAAAAATATCTTAGAACATCACATGTAGCATACATAGCCTGTTTTCCAGACAAATGATTCAGCTTTACTGCATGTTAATACGATCATAGTCT carries:
- the LOC107913476 gene encoding rhomboid-like protein 19, with the protein product MGSPGSEIFNEFTKLCKGLVLILVGVHIVVQLIPSSLTYFALIPARTIPFGWNLITASYVEQSIQGLVVSTLGLLFMGKLLEPIWGSKEFLKFIFAVNFLTSVCVFITAIALYGVTRQENYLYMPLSGFHGVLAGFLVGINQMVPDQELPRLKIKAKWLPSLMLLLSMAISFFTPESATYLSILIFGTYMGWIYLRYLQRKPESKHRGDPNEDFAFSTFFPEFLRPIIDLIASKFHRNLCGKSEAFIDTLGYSLGSAPLPGSDPIEASRRREKGARALEERLAAESLIAAGKKSEELQINGTNNV